In one Oncorhynchus masou masou isolate Uvic2021 chromosome 23, UVic_Omas_1.1, whole genome shotgun sequence genomic region, the following are encoded:
- the LOC135511045 gene encoding max-interacting protein 1-like has product MRQQSELKSNEVVLESDESMDQQDFSEMSGYSINDVIYSECSAMEQIDTFMKNVQVLLDAANYIENHEKNNGKCEHGYASTYPATQSTHHQRPRKFKNKKMDNIHNRSAHNELEKNRRAHLRLCLERLKMLIPLGPDCSRHTTLGLLNKAKGHIKKLEEMDRRSQHQLESLEREQRHLQRQLAHLQTPGGGDRDRVRMDSLGSPLASEHSDSDQEEIKVDVESTDFSHGELDSISTNGCSDLEDHNSRQSLASDEGYSTCSLKLAFSS; this is encoded by the exons ATGAGACAGCAGAGCGAGTTGAAATCCAACGAGGTTGTTTTGGAGTCGGATGAGTCCATGGACCAACAAGATTTTAGCGAGATGTCTGGTTATTCTATTAACGACGTCATATACTCCGAATGTTCCGCAATGGAGCAAATCGACACTTTTATGAAAAACGTTCAGGTGTTGCTGGATGCAGCAAATTACATTGAAAACCATGAAAAGAACAACGGAA AATGTGAACATGGATATGCCTCAACATACCCTGCAACTCAAAGCACGCATCATCAGAGACCACGGAAATTCAAGAATAAGAAAATGGACAATATTCACAACAG GTCAGCACACAATGAGCTGGAAAAAAACAG ACGAGCACATCTCCGCCTGTGTTTGGAGAGGTTAAAGATGTTGATCCCACTGGGACCAGACTGCAGTCGGCACACTACCCTGGGGTTGCTTAACAAGGCCAAGGGTCACATTAAG AAACTAGAGGAGATGGACCGGAGGAGCCAGCACCAGCTGGAAAGCCTGGAGCGAGAGCAGAGGCACCTGCAGAGGCAGCTGGCCCACCTGCAGACCCCGGGAGgcggagacagggacagggtccGTATGGACAGCCTAGGTTCCCCTTTGGCCTCAGAACACTCTGACTCGGACCAAG AAGAGATCAAGGTGGACGTGGAAAGCACTGACTTCTCCCATGGAGAGTTGGACAGTATCAGTACCAATGGCTGCAGTGACTTGGAAGACCACAACAGTCGGCAGAGCCTAGCCAGCGACGAGGGCTACTCCACCTGCAGCCTAAAACTGGCCTTTTCCTCCTAA
- the smndc1 gene encoding survival of motor neuron-related-splicing factor 30 yields MSEDLLKQLGSYKAQLQQVEAALSTDPENEDLLKLQKDLSEVIDLTKDLLTSQPSEGTASANSSDAAPLKHSWSVGDRCMTVWSQDGQVYEAEIEEIDGENGTAAITFFGYGNAEVVPLQNLKPAEEGKHSEEDGKPKSRKEQIADQREYKKKKAQKKVLRMKELEQEREDQKSKWQSFNNKAYNKNKKGQVKRSIFASPESVNGKVGVGTCGIADKPMTTYHDTSKYNVRHLMPQ; encoded by the exons ATGTCAGAAGATTTGTTGAAACAGTTGGGCAGCTACAAAGCCCAGTTACAACAAGTGGAAGCCGCCTTATCAACCGATCCTGAGAATGAAGACCTTCTCAAATTACAGAAAGACTTATCG GAAGTCATAGACTTGACAAAAGACCTCCTGACGTCGCAGCCCTCTGAAGGTACTGCTAGTGCCAACAGCTCCGATGCAGCCCCCCTGAAACACAGCTGGAGCGTTGGGGACAGGTGTATGACTGTGTGGAGTCAGGATGGACA GGTGTATGAGGCTGAGATTGAGGAGATAGACGGCGAGAACGGCACGGCGGCCATTACCTTCTTCGGCTACGGGAACGCAGAGGTGGTGCCACTGCAGAACCTCAAACCTGCCGAGGAGGGCAAGCATTCTGAGGAGGACGGGAAACCCAAGTCCAG GAAAGAGCAGATAGCAGACCAGAGGGAGTACAAGAAGAAGAAGGCCCAGAAGAAGGTGCTGAGGATGAAGGAGCTGGAACAGGAGCGAGAAGACCAGAAATCCAAGTGGCAAAGTTTCAACAACAAGGCCTACAACAAGAACAAGAAAGGACAG GTGAAGAGGAGTATATTTGCATCGCCGGAGAGTGTAAATGGAAAGGTGGGAGTAGGAACTTGTGGCATAGCAGACAAACCCATGACCACGTATCACGACACATCCAAATATAACGTCAGGCATCTCATGCCACAGTGA